From one Solanum stenotomum isolate F172 chromosome 12, ASM1918654v1, whole genome shotgun sequence genomic stretch:
- the LOC125847620 gene encoding uncharacterized protein LOC125847620, producing MAKGRKLTISMSERYLGSYSYNHANQTVNETSEFGEDDVWSTVDDMVVNGGDDDHLMNGACNSRASAESDVGSFRSSRRQAGGGGGLSLAFDDDAGKATSSSRIIHQFRGQDSLAAQSPRGHHMASSAPVNVPDWSKIYRVDSVESFHDSDDGVDDHELDMVPPHEYLARGYGRSRKSTTDSMFEGVGRTLKGRDMSRVRDAVWSQTGFNG from the coding sequence ATGGCGAAAGGTCGAAAGCTGACCATCAGTATGAGTGAAAGGTATTTAGGAAGTTACAGTTACAATCATGCAAATCAAACAGTCAACGAAACATCggaatttggagaagatgatgTTTGGTCAACCGTTGATGATATGGTGGTCAACGGTGGCGACGATGATCATTTGATGAACGGCGCTTGTAATTCACGCGCGTCCGCAGAGAGTGACGTCGGAAGTTTTAGGAGCAGCCGACGCCAAGCTGGAGGAGGAGGCGGCTTGTCATTGGCTTTTGATGATGATGCAGGTAAAGCCACGTCATCATCTCGGATCATTCATCAATTTCGTGGACAAGACAGCCTGGCAGCGCAGTCTCCACGTGGACACCACATGGCATCCTCGGCTCCCGTGAATGTTCCTGATTGGTCAAAGATATATCGAGTTGACTCGGTTGAGTCATTTCATGACTCGGACGatggtgttgatgatcatgagtTGGATATGGTTCCGCCACATGAGTATTTAGCTCGTGGATATGGTAGGTCACGAAAATCAACAACCGATTCGATGTTTGAAGGCGTGGGAAGGACATTAAAGGGTCGGGACATGAGTCGAGTTCGAGATGCAGTGTGGAGTCAGACCGGGTTCAATGGCTAA